One segment of Rhodopirellula baltica SH 1 DNA contains the following:
- a CDS encoding multiheme c-type cytochrome produces the protein MTMSSLRSNQNIHDDRGPLCVGREMSERSSFNAVDQARMNSLRTHFRCLSTQFGARAMASVKRSCWSCMLAILGASSITLSGCNPLLPVAEKFESDEVKSLSPPELVAVKPVAVDSAADYQGRVQLPSDDWRFARNQPLSFATSASLDSIGEKPGSAQQSDELVDRELTWTAETEEPQTPKKEKPGKFDGEIDISQIDTSEDAQSEKSASDLGRVEIVPTPVARKEIEAEVVPTPLGMPENHRSADDSGSAIDLISPEKMIAKRPVSDAESSAAERLSLPAEADAAFQLTGPNFPIIDTLIDAESVGGGQEPEDYKTWPKPPLTLFVTGQQHGYIEPCGCTGLENQKGGVARRMTFLKQLREKGWEMAPIDAGNLVRRYGRQSEIKFHRSLEALRKMDYVSVGLGPDDVRLSVNDLIQEASPGDPEEAIYVSANVIPFDRSLMPSHRVVRKGGMTLGVTTILDPDSLETKLSDDIQLVAPVDSAKEALASIQKENPDYTVLTFYGDEKTAYELVRTVPGFDLIVIAGGYGEPTYQPQSIEGSETKAILTGDKGMYAGLVGLYPDGPIRYARVPLTHEFEDAPEMRALMKDYQFQLRDLGFDNLGLKPIQHPSGEQFVGAEACGKCHTTAYDIWEGSAHFEATEHLVNPGERGDVSRHFDPECISCHVTGWNPQGYYPYVSGYLGLEVSSHLHGNGCENCHGPGAAHTKAEEADSGVSDEEKARLREAMKLPLDEAREACMKCHDLDNSPDFHADGAFDDYWAEIEHYGLD, from the coding sequence ATGACGATGTCGTCGCTGCGATCGAATCAAAACATCCATGATGATCGTGGTCCCTTGTGCGTTGGACGTGAAATGTCGGAAAGAAGCTCTTTCAACGCCGTTGATCAGGCCCGGATGAATTCGCTACGCACCCATTTTCGCTGTTTGTCGACCCAGTTTGGTGCGAGAGCAATGGCTTCTGTAAAACGTTCTTGTTGGTCATGCATGCTGGCCATCCTGGGGGCGTCTTCGATCACCTTGTCGGGGTGCAATCCTTTGCTTCCGGTGGCGGAAAAATTTGAAAGCGATGAGGTGAAGTCCCTGTCGCCACCCGAATTGGTGGCGGTCAAACCGGTTGCCGTTGATTCAGCGGCTGACTATCAGGGGCGAGTCCAATTGCCGTCGGATGATTGGCGGTTTGCTCGAAACCAACCACTCTCGTTTGCGACTTCCGCTTCGTTAGATTCGATCGGCGAGAAACCCGGATCGGCACAACAATCCGACGAACTCGTTGATCGCGAATTGACATGGACGGCCGAAACCGAAGAGCCTCAAACGCCGAAGAAGGAAAAACCGGGCAAGTTTGATGGTGAAATTGACATCAGCCAGATCGATACGAGCGAAGACGCTCAGTCGGAGAAATCCGCCTCGGATTTGGGTAGAGTCGAAATCGTCCCAACACCCGTGGCTCGAAAAGAGATTGAAGCGGAGGTCGTTCCGACTCCCTTAGGAATGCCCGAGAATCATCGTTCGGCTGATGATTCAGGTTCGGCGATCGATTTGATTTCGCCTGAAAAGATGATTGCCAAACGCCCGGTCAGCGATGCGGAAAGTTCAGCGGCTGAGCGATTGAGTTTGCCGGCAGAAGCGGATGCTGCTTTTCAATTGACGGGGCCTAATTTTCCGATCATCGATACCTTGATCGACGCTGAATCCGTTGGTGGCGGTCAAGAACCGGAAGACTACAAGACTTGGCCGAAGCCGCCGCTGACGCTTTTTGTGACCGGCCAACAACATGGCTACATCGAGCCTTGTGGTTGCACGGGTTTGGAAAATCAAAAAGGCGGCGTCGCCCGCCGAATGACGTTCCTGAAACAGCTTCGCGAAAAAGGTTGGGAGATGGCTCCCATCGACGCGGGAAATCTGGTCCGGCGTTATGGCCGTCAGTCCGAGATCAAATTCCACCGTTCGCTCGAAGCTCTTCGCAAAATGGATTACGTCTCCGTGGGTCTGGGCCCCGACGACGTTCGATTGAGCGTGAACGATTTGATTCAGGAAGCATCGCCTGGAGATCCCGAGGAAGCAATTTATGTCTCGGCCAATGTGATCCCGTTTGATCGTTCCTTGATGCCATCGCATCGCGTTGTTCGAAAAGGCGGCATGACGTTGGGTGTCACAACGATTTTGGATCCGGACTCGTTGGAAACGAAACTCAGCGACGATATCCAGTTGGTCGCTCCGGTCGACTCGGCCAAAGAAGCTTTGGCATCGATTCAGAAAGAGAACCCCGATTACACCGTTCTGACGTTTTACGGTGACGAGAAGACGGCGTATGAGCTGGTTCGAACCGTTCCTGGTTTTGACCTGATCGTGATCGCGGGCGGATACGGCGAGCCAACCTATCAACCGCAGTCAATTGAAGGTTCAGAAACGAAGGCGATTTTGACCGGCGACAAAGGCATGTACGCTGGGCTGGTTGGGTTGTATCCCGATGGGCCAATTCGCTACGCCCGTGTTCCGCTAACTCATGAGTTTGAAGACGCTCCTGAGATGCGAGCGTTGATGAAGGATTACCAGTTCCAACTGCGGGATTTGGGCTTCGACAACTTGGGGCTCAAGCCTATCCAGCATCCTTCCGGCGAACAGTTTGTTGGTGCGGAAGCCTGCGGCAAGTGTCACACAACCGCGTACGATATCTGGGAAGGATCCGCTCACTTCGAGGCGACCGAGCATCTAGTCAATCCTGGTGAACGTGGCGACGTTTCTCGTCACTTCGACCCCGAATGCATCTCTTGCCACGTGACCGGTTGGAACCCGCAAGGGTATTACCCGTACGTTTCCGGGTACCTGGGGTTGGAAGTCAGTTCGCATTTGCATGGCAATGGTTGTGAAAACTGCCACGGTCCCGGTGCGGCTCATACGAAAGCCGAAGAAGCCGACAGTGGTGTCAGCGACGAAGAGAAGGCTCGTTTGCGGGAAGCGATGAAGTTACCGCTGGATGAGGCCCGCGAAGCCTGCATGAAGTGCCACGATTTGGACAACAGTCCTGACTTCCACGCCGATGGTGCGTTCGATGATTACTGGGCAGAGATCGAGCACTACGGTCTTGATTGA
- a CDS encoding ABC transporter ATP-binding protein has product MHSSPELLLEARGIRKSYHKDKIELPILRGIDVGFVTGEMSALVGRSGSGKSTLMHLLATLDQPDSGEVWFDGTRIDNQSRARRDQYRNSQIGIIFQFYHLLPELSAIENVLAPAMIRRSVLGYLRDRKSLRLRAEAMLDRVGLLTRSHHQPSEMSGGEMQRVAIARSLMSNPKLLLADEPTGNLDTETGATILSLLRELNREDELTIVMITHDDSIAETADRCYRMCDGLLEDNASNLAGGDRSDSAKLETVAA; this is encoded by the coding sequence ATGCATTCCTCGCCTGAACTGCTGTTGGAAGCCCGTGGAATTCGCAAGAGTTACCACAAGGACAAGATCGAATTGCCGATTCTTCGCGGCATTGATGTTGGATTTGTGACGGGCGAAATGTCAGCACTCGTCGGACGAAGCGGAAGCGGCAAGAGCACGTTGATGCACCTGCTGGCGACGCTCGACCAACCCGACTCGGGCGAAGTGTGGTTCGATGGAACTCGCATTGACAACCAAAGTCGTGCACGTCGGGACCAATATCGCAACTCACAGATCGGAATCATCTTTCAGTTCTATCATTTGCTGCCGGAACTGTCCGCGATCGAAAACGTTTTGGCACCCGCCATGATTCGCCGCAGCGTTCTGGGTTACCTTCGCGATCGCAAGTCTTTGCGACTTCGCGCCGAAGCAATGCTGGACCGAGTCGGATTGCTCACTCGAAGCCATCACCAACCATCCGAAATGTCGGGCGGCGAAATGCAACGTGTGGCCATTGCAAGATCGTTGATGTCCAACCCCAAGCTGTTGCTCGCAGATGAACCGACCGGAAACTTAGACACAGAAACCGGAGCGACGATCCTGAGTCTGCTTCGCGAGTTGAACCGCGAAGACGAATTGACGATCGTGATGATCACCCACGACGATTCAATCGCTGAAACGGCAGATCGCTGCTACCGAATGTGCGACGGATTGTTGGAAGACAACGCATCAAACTTAGCCGGTGGCGACCGCTCGGATTCAGCCAAACTAGAAACCGTCGCCGCCTAA
- a CDS encoding MraY family glycosyltransferase produces MSATIGLVLAAAGLAALFSWLVLFPIRKFAAQLGLLDRPGGHSSHTVPTPLGGGLGIYFGILMTIALATLAAALLNDPESVPAWITSLRNLTSPSIVPAEWWDAAMLHAPGVWSRCGDVWWLILAGTILVALGLADDRFGLPVGFRLGVQFGIAAAIVWGLNIELSLFIDGGLLTKLLSVVWIVAVINSFNMLDNMDTLSSGVAAIIAFSMALVMLTVPDPGTDRPQLLVASLLLVVAGALIGFLFHNRPPAKIFMGDGGSYLVGFLIAVGMLMATFAAGDSGDGTASGWVGNRPHAVLAPLCAMAVPLYDMTTVIWIRIRQGRSPFQGDHSHLSHRLVDLGLSRTGAVATIHLITATCGLSALLLTHVGVWQAIAVLGIVMCLLTLVGILESTQWRRPDK; encoded by the coding sequence ATGTCGGCAACGATCGGACTCGTGCTCGCGGCCGCAGGATTGGCGGCACTGTTCAGTTGGTTGGTTCTGTTCCCGATCAGGAAGTTCGCCGCTCAGCTTGGGTTGCTGGATCGTCCGGGAGGCCACAGCAGCCACACCGTGCCGACGCCACTGGGTGGAGGACTCGGGATTTACTTCGGAATCCTGATGACAATCGCGCTCGCCACTTTGGCCGCGGCGTTGCTGAACGACCCCGAGTCGGTGCCGGCTTGGATCACGTCGCTTCGTAATCTGACATCGCCATCGATCGTGCCGGCAGAATGGTGGGACGCGGCGATGCTGCATGCCCCCGGTGTTTGGTCCCGCTGCGGCGATGTGTGGTGGTTGATCTTGGCGGGAACCATTTTGGTCGCGTTGGGCTTAGCGGACGACCGGTTTGGATTGCCCGTTGGATTTCGTTTGGGAGTTCAGTTTGGCATCGCAGCGGCGATCGTTTGGGGATTGAACATTGAGTTGTCGTTGTTCATCGACGGCGGATTGCTGACCAAGTTGTTGTCCGTCGTCTGGATCGTCGCCGTGATCAACTCATTCAATATGCTCGACAACATGGACACGTTGTCGTCAGGAGTGGCCGCGATCATCGCGTTTTCGATGGCGCTGGTGATGCTGACCGTTCCCGATCCGGGAACCGATCGACCTCAGTTGTTGGTTGCGTCGTTGTTGTTGGTCGTCGCCGGTGCGCTGATCGGTTTTCTATTTCACAATCGTCCTCCAGCAAAAATCTTCATGGGTGACGGTGGCAGTTATCTGGTTGGTTTCCTGATCGCGGTTGGCATGTTGATGGCAACTTTTGCCGCCGGTGATTCAGGTGATGGAACGGCATCGGGATGGGTTGGCAATCGACCGCATGCGGTGCTGGCACCTTTGTGTGCGATGGCGGTTCCGTTGTATGACATGACCACGGTGATTTGGATTCGCATTCGACAGGGCCGCAGTCCATTCCAAGGCGACCACAGTCACTTGTCCCACCGCTTGGTCGATCTCGGTCTTTCGCGAACCGGAGCGGTGGCAACCATCCATTTGATCACCGCGACATGTGGTCTTTCGGCTCTGCTGCTGACGCATGTTGGTGTTTGGCAAGCGATTGCGGTGCTGGGAATCGTGATGTGTTTGTTGACCTTGGTGGGCATCCTGGAATCCACGCAGTGGCGGCGGCCGGATAAGTGA
- a CDS encoding ABC transporter permease — MYRLLLCFRYLRTRYIALASIISVTLGVATLIVVNSVMAGFSAEMHERLHGLASDIVIECHASGGMPDPDAHLDEINRIVGDQIAGSSVSVHVPSMLGIDFNGQLITHHVNLVGIDAETYDNVSHFGRYLLHPENKTAVSFDLREDGYEESREGFPHSGWGHRQKRAREQKYLEAERKRIAELSREAARLASGKPQKDSTEMVESDGPSISFGGPTIGTALPEGLREDGAGDSPVYFDAETEQYPGIILGIATCSNKSRDAEGNVRDHYYCRPGDDVRLMFPNASDKPKVVNQKFTVVDLYESGMSEYDSTFAFVRLDQLQDFRGMIDPISNTTSITTIQLKLIEGADLNAVRDALRQRFPPDTYAYSIQTWRDMQGPLLAAVRLETTILNILLFLIIAVAGFGILATFFMIVVEKTRDIGTLKALGASGSGVMSIFLSYGLLLGIVGSGVGLIGGIAFVHNINDIASVIEKITGQEVFDPTVYYFTEIPTILNPFTLAWVMAGAIAIATTASVLPAIRAARMHPVAALRFE, encoded by the coding sequence ATGTACCGACTGCTGCTCTGTTTTCGCTATTTGCGAACCCGCTACATCGCACTGGCCTCCATCATCAGCGTCACGCTGGGTGTCGCTACGCTGATCGTCGTCAACAGCGTCATGGCTGGGTTCTCCGCGGAAATGCACGAACGCCTCCACGGATTGGCCTCGGACATCGTGATCGAATGCCACGCCTCCGGCGGAATGCCTGATCCTGACGCTCACCTCGACGAGATCAATCGAATCGTTGGCGATCAAATTGCCGGGTCTTCAGTAAGCGTCCATGTCCCCAGCATGCTCGGCATCGATTTCAACGGACAACTGATCACGCATCACGTCAATCTCGTCGGCATTGATGCCGAAACCTATGACAACGTCAGCCATTTCGGCCGCTACCTGTTGCATCCCGAAAACAAAACCGCGGTCAGCTTCGATTTGCGAGAAGACGGCTACGAGGAATCTCGTGAAGGATTCCCTCACTCCGGTTGGGGACACCGTCAAAAACGGGCTCGCGAACAAAAGTACCTCGAGGCCGAACGCAAACGCATCGCTGAACTAAGCCGAGAAGCCGCACGTCTGGCCAGTGGCAAACCCCAAAAAGACTCAACCGAAATGGTCGAGTCCGACGGACCGTCAATCAGCTTTGGTGGCCCCACGATCGGAACGGCACTCCCCGAAGGGCTTCGTGAAGATGGCGCCGGCGATTCGCCCGTGTACTTCGATGCCGAAACCGAGCAATACCCGGGCATCATCTTGGGAATCGCAACCTGCAGCAATAAGTCACGAGACGCTGAAGGCAACGTTCGCGATCATTATTATTGCCGCCCCGGCGACGATGTCCGTTTGATGTTCCCGAATGCCTCTGACAAACCCAAAGTTGTCAACCAAAAGTTCACCGTGGTGGATTTGTACGAGTCGGGCATGAGCGAATATGACAGCACGTTCGCTTTCGTGCGTTTGGATCAACTGCAAGATTTCCGCGGCATGATCGATCCAATCTCTAACACTACCAGCATCACAACCATCCAGTTGAAATTGATCGAAGGAGCGGACTTGAATGCCGTTCGCGATGCACTGCGTCAACGTTTCCCACCGGACACCTACGCCTACAGCATTCAAACTTGGCGGGACATGCAGGGCCCCTTGCTGGCTGCCGTTCGTTTGGAAACAACCATTCTGAACATCCTGTTGTTCCTGATCATCGCGGTTGCAGGCTTCGGTATCTTGGCCACGTTCTTCATGATCGTTGTGGAAAAGACTCGCGACATCGGAACCCTGAAAGCACTCGGTGCCAGTGGCAGCGGCGTGATGAGTATCTTCCTCAGCTACGGTTTGCTGCTGGGAATCGTCGGCAGTGGAGTGGGTTTGATTGGCGGAATCGCCTTTGTCCACAACATCAATGACATCGCCTCGGTGATTGAAAAGATCACCGGCCAAGAGGTCTTTGACCCGACCGTTTACTACTTCACCGAGATCCCCACGATTCTCAATCCATTCACGTTGGCATGGGTGATGGCTGGCGCGATCGCGATCGCAACCACTGCCAGCGTGCTGCCCGCTATACGCGCCGCCCGCATGCATCCAGTCGCCGCCCTCCGCTTCGAGTGA
- a CDS encoding DUF1573 domain-containing protein, which translates to MKTFLVCLVVAGIGAAIAYNINESSYGRYEPHFGPIDFDGETTAANAMASLKKEWSEDIPKVELPDGNEHDFGIMQPEEEGEHVFRVKNVGDAPLTLKIGASTCKCTVGTLENESLAPGEETEVKMSWTVKTNETTFGQSAELRTNDPTQVAIRFEITGKVVRQVQLVPETLTFKEVASGEPIDLELKVYSYMGDEIELGQPRFTSDEMNELAEFEVTPMEIEEDDAEHAEATQAFLVKATIAPGLNQGPVSQNLVMPFNKVGEEKASNDVEVNVDDESDAGTTIVAAVTGRIVGVLSMLESTKLKGVTGGGYIYDFGKITENEPQTAKAFVVLKGPERDKTKLSVGKVTPEGVVSAQLNEPIQNGSMSLYSLEFTLTPGDEKIDRLGMNREDYGLVTIMSDNPNVPSMKLRLKFSLPAR; encoded by the coding sequence ATGAAAACGTTTCTCGTCTGTTTGGTCGTTGCCGGAATCGGTGCCGCGATTGCTTACAACATCAATGAATCCAGCTACGGCCGTTACGAGCCTCACTTTGGACCCATCGATTTTGATGGCGAAACCACGGCCGCCAATGCGATGGCGTCGCTGAAGAAGGAATGGAGCGAGGACATTCCGAAAGTTGAATTGCCCGATGGCAATGAGCACGATTTCGGAATCATGCAGCCGGAAGAAGAGGGCGAGCATGTCTTCCGAGTCAAAAACGTCGGCGATGCACCTTTGACGCTAAAAATTGGGGCGTCGACCTGCAAGTGCACCGTCGGAACGCTGGAAAACGAAAGTTTGGCACCTGGCGAAGAAACCGAAGTGAAAATGTCGTGGACGGTCAAAACCAATGAAACCACGTTCGGACAATCGGCTGAACTTCGGACCAACGATCCCACTCAGGTTGCGATTCGGTTCGAAATCACCGGCAAAGTCGTTCGCCAAGTCCAATTGGTGCCTGAGACGTTGACGTTCAAAGAGGTTGCCTCGGGCGAACCCATCGATCTGGAGCTGAAGGTTTACAGCTACATGGGCGATGAAATCGAGTTGGGGCAACCACGATTCACCAGCGACGAGATGAACGAACTGGCTGAATTTGAAGTCACTCCGATGGAAATTGAGGAAGACGACGCGGAACACGCGGAAGCGACGCAGGCGTTCTTGGTCAAAGCCACCATCGCTCCCGGGTTGAATCAGGGGCCAGTCAGTCAGAATTTGGTGATGCCGTTCAATAAGGTCGGCGAAGAGAAGGCGTCGAACGATGTGGAAGTGAATGTGGATGACGAATCCGACGCGGGCACCACAATTGTCGCGGCAGTGACAGGCCGAATCGTTGGCGTGCTGAGCATGCTCGAAAGCACCAAGCTGAAAGGCGTCACCGGTGGGGGGTACATCTATGACTTCGGAAAGATCACCGAAAATGAGCCGCAAACGGCCAAAGCCTTTGTCGTTTTGAAAGGCCCCGAACGCGATAAAACCAAGCTTTCCGTTGGCAAGGTGACTCCCGAGGGTGTCGTGTCAGCTCAATTGAACGAGCCGATCCAGAACGGGTCGATGTCGTTGTATAGCCTCGAATTCACCCTGACCCCTGGTGACGAAAAAATCGATCGATTGGGCATGAACCGAGAAGACTATGGATTGGTGACGATTATGTCCGATAACCCCAACGTGCCTTCCATGAAATTACGCCTGAAATTTTCGCTGCCGGCGCGTTAA
- a CDS encoding SGNH/GDSL hydrolase family protein translates to MSSPSPRSASSPSKPQLSVRKKILFSFVFVVGVLGTIELVLRAARIGEPPAIGVLRFGYDTGIPIFDADGIEREGEFYQDVPLFEADPNLFWKPIADTPFTGADGLRLPAPSQKSKEDGAYRIGVIGDSCSFLGEKVYPARFADLLRQSTNREIEVANASCPGYTSFQGERRLQTLWPWEPDVVLVYFGWNDHWKSLNGQTDQDTMQRQILSDRARTWLGKSRIFWCMYALRTKLAPLKSIRDAPVRVPLDHYRENLQAILANVKERDLPVIFITAPSAYREGKVPPWSYEFFGQFYGMSSEEVANIPQTHRQYNDVVRQIAETNSSAYLVDVAAAWGKAEDEPKDPERFRSDRIHLTEQGHQEIAEQLLQRWNTEDRGNAELGLTAELETK, encoded by the coding sequence ATGTCCTCGCCAAGCCCTCGTTCAGCCTCCTCACCGTCCAAACCACAACTGTCGGTTCGGAAGAAGATCCTGTTTTCCTTCGTATTTGTTGTGGGAGTGCTTGGAACGATTGAACTCGTGTTGCGTGCGGCGAGGATTGGCGAGCCACCCGCCATCGGTGTGCTTCGATTTGGTTACGACACTGGCATTCCGATTTTCGATGCAGACGGAATTGAACGGGAGGGTGAGTTTTATCAAGACGTTCCTCTGTTCGAAGCGGATCCCAATTTGTTTTGGAAACCAATCGCCGACACACCGTTCACGGGGGCGGACGGTCTACGTCTGCCGGCTCCGTCTCAGAAGTCAAAAGAGGATGGTGCCTACCGAATCGGAGTGATCGGTGACTCATGCAGCTTTCTTGGCGAGAAAGTCTATCCGGCTCGATTCGCAGATCTCTTGCGGCAATCGACCAACCGTGAAATCGAAGTCGCCAACGCCAGCTGCCCTGGCTACACATCTTTTCAGGGCGAACGACGGTTGCAAACGTTGTGGCCGTGGGAACCAGACGTGGTCCTCGTTTATTTCGGATGGAACGATCACTGGAAGTCGCTCAACGGCCAGACCGATCAGGACACGATGCAGCGTCAAATTTTGAGCGATCGCGCACGCACCTGGTTGGGCAAGTCTCGAATCTTCTGGTGCATGTACGCGTTGCGGACAAAGCTTGCACCACTGAAATCAATTCGCGACGCGCCTGTCCGCGTTCCGCTGGACCACTATCGAGAAAATCTTCAAGCGATCCTCGCGAACGTCAAAGAGCGAGATTTGCCGGTGATTTTCATCACCGCACCTTCCGCCTATCGGGAAGGAAAGGTGCCACCCTGGTCGTACGAATTTTTTGGCCAGTTCTATGGGATGAGCTCCGAAGAAGTTGCCAACATCCCGCAAACACATCGTCAGTACAACGACGTCGTACGGCAGATCGCGGAGACCAACTCATCCGCATATTTGGTGGACGTCGCTGCTGCCTGGGGAAAGGCGGAGGACGAGCCCAAAGATCCAGAACGATTCCGGAGTGATCGGATTCACTTGACCGAACAGGGCCACCAAGAAATTGCCGAGCAACTGCTTCAACGATGGAACACTGAAGATCGGGGGAATGCAGAACTTGGGCTGACAGCGGAACTCGAGACGAAATGA
- a CDS encoding O-antigen ligase family protein → MNRKRKSGAPKQSFDQESTVDSVDDSKTVSRGSPFVSAGPGGMASVVLAAFAGLMMWAFYHPSDSTEVEQGGALGWCLSALLIVAAVQCFGAARLVISGERKHHSQDPTSRKPGLLIDAIVLLLALWIGYAAISQLSVPSGLNDQTWQIGGDWRSASNEAWVWILGAVWFVVLRRCLRNRMNQLALLGLLVVGGVLLATHALHQVHVSLPQTLREYNADPERVLAEVGINAPEGSNARMIFENRLRDGGPTATFALANTLAGLLAMVLVVVIAVLLRIVGEAFPGAAAKLRFGQRVVERNSPAGDRDGNSSSHERDSLSSQQLTALGGLALAAVVLALALNDTHSRAGLLSVLIVGGCVLVDFVWANAFGRRVVNASLLAISAVFAALPLAARGWFGTGWIDALPESVRYRFQYWDATWRLVEYSPWTGSGPGNYQQAYHQFRLPESHEIIADPHHFVAETLGAGGLPAGALLVALLIVGGWLFWRAESPADTPSLAEPSTNAAAVRSQMPMVGWCVPIGAFLGWLAVWGVGIRNQELPDFDAHLFAIPLACAVGWLWWFKLADLALMAESDADVIHGNSVVASLWDVRRIAWFALAAGMMHLSFSGGWTVPGIAVVLWTLAAIVLSPALTPSRSASQRVANATSGKGAETAVIAAVAGLAAVALWMVSYRPVAESKRWMAEADLQIRRGNLAGVVELCERAMVADPHSFDPAMFRLHALEQDWVQRVVANRDATDMAPRFKDALTDAIQRAGNDPSKLQAIGELMLHRYQIGGQTEVLARAGTIYDRCQLLSPQHQGIAAQRAAIAEAEGESAAIVSDLAEKAVALSEAGGVVTRKLSLQFVLVVRPIGSSAVRQPVRQSAEEAMDSLRP, encoded by the coding sequence GTGAATCGCAAACGCAAGAGCGGCGCACCCAAGCAATCATTCGACCAGGAATCAACGGTGGATTCGGTCGATGATTCCAAGACGGTTTCCAGAGGATCCCCCTTTGTCTCTGCCGGACCCGGTGGAATGGCGTCCGTCGTTTTGGCGGCGTTTGCTGGTTTAATGATGTGGGCGTTCTACCATCCCTCTGACTCGACGGAGGTTGAACAGGGAGGAGCGCTGGGTTGGTGTTTGTCGGCACTGCTGATCGTGGCGGCGGTGCAGTGTTTCGGTGCCGCCCGGTTGGTCATCTCTGGCGAACGCAAACATCATTCGCAAGATCCGACGAGTCGGAAACCTGGTTTGCTCATCGACGCGATTGTTTTGCTCCTTGCGTTGTGGATTGGATACGCGGCAATCTCACAGCTGAGTGTGCCCTCCGGTCTCAATGATCAAACTTGGCAGATCGGTGGCGACTGGCGATCAGCCAGCAACGAAGCTTGGGTTTGGATCCTCGGTGCGGTTTGGTTTGTGGTTTTACGGCGTTGTTTGCGTAATCGCATGAACCAACTTGCCTTGCTGGGTTTGCTGGTTGTCGGAGGAGTCTTGTTGGCCACGCATGCTCTGCATCAAGTGCATGTTTCATTGCCTCAAACCTTGCGTGAATACAACGCGGATCCCGAGCGAGTGTTGGCCGAAGTCGGTATCAACGCACCGGAAGGCTCCAACGCTCGGATGATTTTTGAGAATCGTCTTCGCGATGGTGGACCCACCGCGACATTTGCGTTGGCCAATACTCTGGCGGGTTTGTTGGCGATGGTACTGGTCGTTGTGATCGCCGTGCTGCTTCGAATTGTTGGTGAAGCTTTTCCTGGTGCTGCTGCGAAGTTGCGGTTTGGGCAACGTGTTGTTGAACGAAACAGTCCTGCCGGTGATCGCGACGGGAATTCATCGAGTCATGAACGTGATTCATTGTCGAGCCAACAATTGACGGCGTTGGGCGGTTTGGCTTTGGCCGCCGTGGTGTTGGCGTTGGCGTTAAACGACACTCACAGTCGCGCCGGGCTGTTGTCAGTGTTGATTGTTGGCGGATGCGTTCTGGTTGATTTCGTCTGGGCGAACGCGTTTGGACGACGAGTGGTTAACGCGTCGTTGCTGGCAATCTCAGCGGTGTTTGCCGCACTGCCTTTGGCGGCTCGAGGTTGGTTTGGAACCGGCTGGATTGATGCGTTGCCGGAATCGGTGCGATATCGTTTTCAGTATTGGGACGCGACTTGGCGGCTGGTCGAGTATTCGCCGTGGACCGGATCGGGACCGGGCAACTATCAGCAGGCTTATCATCAATTTCGATTGCCAGAGTCGCATGAAATTATCGCGGACCCACACCATTTTGTTGCAGAGACTCTTGGTGCGGGTGGATTGCCCGCTGGTGCCTTGCTCGTTGCGTTGTTGATTGTCGGCGGATGGCTGTTCTGGCGAGCGGAGTCTCCCGCCGATACTCCGTCGCTTGCGGAGCCTTCAACGAATGCGGCTGCAGTTCGATCGCAAATGCCGATGGTCGGGTGGTGCGTCCCGATTGGAGCATTCCTGGGTTGGTTGGCCGTTTGGGGCGTTGGGATTCGGAACCAAGAGTTGCCTGATTTCGACGCTCATTTATTTGCGATTCCGCTGGCTTGTGCGGTTGGTTGGTTGTGGTGGTTCAAGCTAGCCGATCTTGCTTTGATGGCGGAATCAGATGCGGATGTGATCCATGGCAACTCGGTCGTAGCATCGCTGTGGGATGTTCGCCGGATCGCTTGGTTTGCGTTGGCGGCGGGAATGATGCACCTCAGTTTTTCAGGTGGTTGGACAGTTCCGGGAATCGCCGTGGTGCTGTGGACGTTGGCCGCGATTGTTCTATCGCCCGCCCTAACGCCGTCACGTTCTGCATCACAAAGGGTTGCGAATGCCACATCCGGCAAAGGAGCGGAGACTGCTGTGATTGCAGCTGTGGCCGGGTTGGCTGCGGTTGCTTTGTGGATGGTTTCGTATCGACCCGTTGCCGAATCCAAACGTTGGATGGCGGAAGCGGATCTTCAAATCCGTCGAGGGAATCTGGCCGGGGTGGTGGAATTGTGCGAGCGAGCGATGGTAGCGGATCCGCACTCGTTCGATCCTGCGATGTTTCGACTGCATGCGTTGGAACAGGATTGGGTGCAGCGAGTCGTCGCGAATCGCGATGCGACCGACATGGCGCCGCGATTCAAGGACGCATTGACCGACGCGATCCAGCGAGCGGGGAATGATCCTTCCAAACTGCAGGCGATCGGGGAGCTGATGCTTCATCGTTACCAGATTGGTGGCCAAACCGAAGTCCTCGCCCGGGCCGGAACGATTTATGATCGCTGCCAATTACTTAGTCCTCAACATCAGGGGATTGCGGCACAGCGGGCCGCGATCGCGGAGGCGGAGGGCGAATCAGCAGCAATCGTAAGCGACTTGGCAGAAAAAGCTGTCGCGTTGTCGGAAGCCGGCGGTGTGGTCACGCGAAAATTGTCGTTGCAGTTCGTCTTGGTTGTGCGGCCGATCGGATCGTCCGCCGTCCGGCAACCAGTTCGGCAATCGGCGGAGGAAGCGATGGACTCTCTGCGTCCGTAA